A region of Streptomyces sp. NBC_01788 DNA encodes the following proteins:
- a CDS encoding methylmalonyl-CoA mutase subunit beta has protein sequence MTVLSDDGLELAGEFPDVPHEQWQRLVAGVLRKSGKDVEGSEAEHALSTKLEDGLRTRPLYSARDAAPEPGFPGFAPFVRGGRAEGNTVGGWDIRQRHTAADSGAVLADLENGVTSLWLTLGEGGIPVPALGEVLDGVYLDLAPVVLDAGPDVEPAARALLRLYEEHGVAKDAARGNLGADPLGHEARTGQRSDFAAAADLARLCAEQYPGLRALTVDALPYHEAGGSAAQELGCSLATAVAYLRELTDTGLSVEQACAQLEFRYAATADQFLTIAKLRAARRLWAKVAEVCGAPRAGAQLQHVVTSSVMLTRRDPWVNMLRTTIATLAAGVGGADSVTVLPFDHALGMPDAFARRIARNTSTILVEESHLSRVIDPAGGSWYVERLTDELAHAGWEHFRSIERAGGQAAALRSGHLGQELAATWQARTDKLAKRREPITGVSEFPHLAEKPVVRESAPEPPAGGLPRVRRDEAYEALRARSDAHLAATGSRPRIFLAAIGPAAAHTARLTFASNLFQAGGIEPVTDGTFTDSGATEVCLCSSDALYEEQAPLVAAELKSSGASHVFLAGRPGQYPGVDAYIFAGCDAVAVLSSTLDRMGVS, from the coding sequence ATGACGGTCCTGTCCGACGACGGCCTTGAACTGGCCGGCGAATTCCCTGATGTTCCCCACGAGCAGTGGCAGCGCCTTGTGGCGGGTGTCCTGCGCAAGTCGGGCAAGGACGTCGAGGGCTCAGAAGCCGAGCACGCCCTGTCCACGAAGCTGGAGGACGGGTTGCGCACCCGGCCCCTCTACTCCGCGCGCGACGCCGCGCCCGAGCCCGGCTTCCCCGGGTTCGCGCCTTTCGTCCGCGGCGGGCGGGCCGAGGGGAACACGGTCGGCGGCTGGGACATCCGGCAGCGGCACACGGCGGCCGACAGCGGCGCGGTGCTCGCGGATCTGGAGAACGGCGTCACCTCCCTCTGGTTGACCCTCGGGGAGGGCGGCATCCCCGTGCCGGCGCTCGGCGAGGTCCTCGACGGCGTCTATCTCGACCTGGCACCCGTCGTCCTGGACGCGGGACCGGACGTCGAGCCCGCCGCACGGGCGTTGCTGCGGCTCTACGAGGAGCATGGCGTCGCCAAGGACGCGGCGCGCGGCAATCTGGGCGCGGATCCGCTCGGCCACGAGGCGCGTACCGGGCAGCGGTCCGACTTCGCGGCGGCGGCCGATCTGGCGCGGCTGTGTGCGGAGCAGTACCCCGGACTGCGGGCACTGACCGTGGACGCGCTGCCGTACCACGAGGCCGGTGGCTCGGCCGCCCAGGAGCTGGGCTGCTCGCTGGCCACCGCGGTGGCGTACCTGCGGGAGCTGACGGATACCGGACTGAGCGTCGAACAGGCTTGTGCGCAGCTCGAGTTCCGGTACGCGGCGACCGCCGACCAGTTCCTCACGATCGCCAAGCTGCGGGCCGCGCGCCGCCTGTGGGCGAAGGTGGCCGAGGTCTGCGGAGCCCCGCGCGCGGGCGCGCAGCTCCAGCACGTGGTGACCTCGTCGGTGATGCTGACGCGCCGCGACCCGTGGGTGAACATGCTGCGCACGACGATCGCCACGCTGGCCGCCGGGGTCGGCGGGGCCGACTCGGTCACCGTCCTGCCCTTCGACCACGCGCTCGGCATGCCGGACGCGTTCGCGCGGCGCATCGCCCGCAACACTTCGACGATCCTCGTCGAGGAGTCGCATCTGTCCCGGGTGATCGACCCCGCGGGCGGTTCCTGGTACGTGGAGCGGCTCACCGACGAACTGGCGCACGCGGGCTGGGAGCACTTCCGGTCCATCGAGCGGGCCGGCGGGCAGGCGGCCGCCCTGCGTTCGGGGCACCTCGGGCAGGAGCTGGCCGCCACCTGGCAGGCGCGCACCGACAAGCTGGCCAAGCGCCGCGAACCCATCACCGGCGTCAGCGAGTTCCCGCACCTCGCGGAGAAACCGGTCGTCCGCGAGAGCGCACCCGAGCCCCCGGCAGGTGGCCTGCCGCGTGTACGCCGCGACGAGGCGTACGAGGCGCTGAGGGCCCGTTCCGACGCCCACCTCGCCGCGACCGGCTCCCGGCCCCGGATCTTCCTCGCCGCGATCGGCCCGGCCGCCGCCCACACGGCACGGCTCACCTTCGCCTCGAACCTCTTCCAGGCCGGCGGCATCGAACCGGTCACCGACGGCACCTTCACGGACAGCGGAGCCACTGAGGTCTGCCTGTGCTCCAGCGACGCCCTGTACGAGGAGCAGGCGCCGCTGGTGGCGGCGGAGCTGAAGTCGTCGGGCGCGTCGCACGTGTTCCTCGCCGGGCGCCCCGGGCAGTACCCCGGTGTCGACGCGTACATCTTCGCCGGCTGCGATGCCGTGGCCGTGCTGTCCTCCACCCTCGACCGTATGGGAGTGTCGTGA
- the scpA gene encoding methylmalonyl-CoA mutase, with product MGIPDFSRIELGTPARDGGDGEWHTAFKKAAGGDDLLWRTPEGIPVKPLYTGRDLEGLDFLGTYPGVAPYLRGPYPTMYVNQPWTIRQYAGFSTAEESNAFYRRNLAAGQKGLSVAFDLPTHRGYDSDHPRVTGDVGMAGVAIDSIYDMRQLFDGIPLDRMTVSMTMNGAVLPILALYIVAAEEQGVPPEKLAGTIQNDILKEFMVRNTYIYPPKPSMRIISDIFAYTSQRMPRYNSISISGYHIQEAGATADLELAYTLADGVEYIRAGRDAGLDVDAFAPRLSFFWAIGMNFFMEIAKLRAARLLWAKLVRQFDPQNAKSLSLRTHSQTSGWSLTAQDVFNNVMRTCVEAMAATQGHTQSLHTNALDEALALPTDFSARIARNTQLLIQQESGTTRVIDPWGGSAYVEKLTYDLARRSWQHIQEVEQAGGMAQAIDAGIPKLRVEEAAARTQARIDSGRQPVIGVNKYRVDSDEQIEVLKVDNSSVRAQQIAKLRRLREERDEAVCQGALDALTRAAAGDGNLLELAVHAARAKATVGEISDALEKVYGRHSGQIRTISGVYRNEAGESPSVDRTRTLVSSFEEAEGRRPRILVAKMGQDGHDRGQKVIATAFADLGFDVDVGPLFQTPAEVARQAVEADVHIVGVSSLAAGHLTLVPALREQLAEEGREDIVIVVGGVIPPQDVPTLLEMGATAVFPPGTVIPDAAYDLVKRLSADLGHDL from the coding sequence ATGGGAATCCCGGACTTCTCCAGGATCGAGCTGGGGACCCCGGCCCGCGACGGCGGTGACGGCGAGTGGCACACGGCGTTCAAGAAGGCGGCCGGCGGGGACGACCTGCTCTGGAGGACCCCCGAGGGCATCCCGGTCAAGCCGCTCTACACCGGCCGCGACCTGGAGGGCCTGGACTTCCTGGGCACCTATCCGGGCGTCGCGCCGTACCTGCGCGGCCCGTACCCGACGATGTACGTCAACCAGCCGTGGACGATCCGCCAGTACGCGGGCTTCTCCACCGCCGAGGAGTCCAACGCCTTCTACCGGCGCAACCTGGCAGCCGGCCAGAAGGGCCTGTCGGTCGCCTTCGACCTGCCCACGCACCGCGGCTACGACAGCGACCACCCGCGGGTGACCGGTGACGTCGGCATGGCGGGCGTGGCCATCGACTCCATCTACGACATGCGTCAGCTCTTCGACGGCATCCCGCTGGACAGGATGACGGTGTCGATGACCATGAACGGCGCCGTGCTGCCCATCCTCGCCCTGTACATCGTGGCGGCGGAGGAACAGGGCGTGCCGCCAGAGAAGCTGGCCGGGACCATTCAGAACGACATCCTCAAGGAGTTCATGGTCCGCAACACCTACATCTATCCGCCGAAGCCGTCGATGCGGATCATCTCCGACATCTTCGCGTACACCTCTCAGCGGATGCCCCGCTACAACTCCATCTCCATCTCCGGTTACCACATACAGGAAGCGGGCGCCACGGCCGACCTGGAGCTGGCGTACACCCTCGCCGACGGCGTGGAGTACATCCGGGCGGGCCGGGACGCGGGCCTGGACGTGGACGCGTTCGCGCCGCGGCTGTCGTTCTTCTGGGCGATCGGCATGAACTTCTTCATGGAGATCGCCAAGCTGCGGGCGGCGCGGCTGCTGTGGGCCAAGCTGGTCAGGCAGTTCGACCCGCAGAACGCCAAGTCCCTTTCGCTGCGGACCCATTCGCAGACCTCGGGCTGGTCACTGACCGCGCAGGACGTCTTCAACAACGTCATGCGCACCTGTGTGGAGGCGATGGCGGCGACCCAGGGCCACACCCAGTCGCTGCACACCAACGCCCTCGACGAGGCCCTCGCGCTGCCCACCGACTTCTCGGCCCGCATTGCCCGCAACACCCAGTTGCTGATCCAGCAGGAGTCCGGCACCACCCGGGTCATCGACCCGTGGGGCGGCAGCGCCTACGTGGAGAAGCTGACCTACGATCTCGCCCGCCGGTCCTGGCAGCACATCCAGGAGGTCGAGCAGGCGGGCGGCATGGCGCAGGCCATCGACGCGGGCATCCCGAAGCTGCGTGTCGAGGAGGCCGCGGCCCGCACCCAGGCCCGGATCGACTCCGGGCGCCAGCCGGTCATCGGCGTCAACAAGTACCGCGTCGACAGCGACGAGCAGATCGAGGTCCTCAAGGTCGACAACTCCTCCGTACGCGCCCAGCAGATCGCCAAGCTGCGGCGGCTGCGCGAGGAGCGCGACGAGGCCGTGTGCCAGGGGGCGCTGGACGCGCTCACGCGGGCCGCCGCGGGCGACGGCAACCTGCTGGAGCTGGCCGTGCACGCGGCCCGTGCCAAGGCGACCGTCGGAGAGATCTCCGACGCCCTGGAGAAGGTGTACGGCCGGCACTCGGGGCAGATCCGTACGATCTCCGGTGTGTACCGCAACGAAGCCGGCGAGTCCCCGTCCGTGGACCGCACGCGCACCCTGGTGTCCTCCTTCGAGGAGGCCGAGGGCCGCCGTCCGCGCATCCTGGTCGCCAAGATGGGCCAGGACGGCCACGACCGCGGCCAGAAGGTGATCGCCACCGCCTTCGCCGACCTCGGCTTCGACGTGGACGTCGGTCCGCTGTTCCAGACCCCGGCCGAGGTGGCCCGCCAGGCCGTCGAGGCGGACGTGCACATCGTCGGCGTCTCCTCGCTGGCCGCCGGTCATCTCACACTCGTACCGGCGCTGCGCGAGCAGCTCGCCGAGGAAGGGCGCGAGGACATCGTGATCGTGGTCGGCGGGGTGATTCCGCCGCAGGACGTGCCCACGCTGCTGGAGATGGGCGCGACGGCCGTCTTCCCGCCCGGGACGGTGATCCCGGACGCCGCGTACGACCTGGTGAAACGGTTGTCGGCCGACCTCGGGCACGACCTCTGA
- the meaB gene encoding methylmalonyl Co-A mutase-associated GTPase MeaB, whose product MAIHLDTYVKGVLDGKRAIVARAITLVESTRPQHRVLAQELLTELLPHSGRARRIGVSGVPGVGKSTFIDAFGTMLTSLGHRVAVLAVDPSSSRTGGSILGDKTRMERLAVDPAAFVRPSPSAGTLGGVAKATRESIVVMEAAGYDVILVETVGVGQSETAVANMVDSFLLLTLARTGDQLQGIKKGVLELADVIAVNKADGPHERDALAAARELAGALRLMHGKDAVWTPPVLSCSARESSGLDVVWERLEKHRTLLDSTGRLAAKRREQQVDWTWNMVRDELLSRLHADPAVRALAPALEQRVRDGELTPTLAAERILGALGSPGTETA is encoded by the coding sequence ATGGCCATCCACCTCGACACCTATGTGAAGGGCGTTCTCGACGGGAAGCGCGCCATCGTCGCGCGGGCCATCACACTCGTCGAGTCCACCCGCCCCCAGCACCGGGTGCTGGCCCAGGAACTGCTGACCGAGCTGCTCCCGCACAGCGGCCGGGCCCGGCGGATCGGCGTCAGCGGGGTGCCCGGCGTGGGCAAGTCGACGTTCATCGACGCGTTCGGCACCATGCTGACCTCGCTCGGGCACCGGGTGGCCGTGCTCGCCGTGGACCCGTCCTCCAGCCGTACGGGCGGCTCCATCCTCGGCGACAAGACACGCATGGAGCGGCTGGCCGTGGACCCGGCGGCCTTCGTCCGCCCCTCCCCCAGCGCGGGCACGCTGGGCGGGGTCGCGAAGGCGACCCGGGAGTCGATCGTGGTGATGGAGGCGGCCGGCTACGACGTGATCCTGGTGGAGACGGTCGGCGTCGGCCAGTCCGAGACCGCGGTCGCGAACATGGTCGACTCCTTCCTGCTGCTCACCCTGGCCCGCACCGGCGACCAGTTGCAGGGCATCAAGAAGGGCGTCCTGGAACTGGCCGACGTGATCGCCGTCAACAAGGCGGACGGCCCGCACGAACGCGACGCCCTCGCCGCCGCACGGGAGTTGGCGGGCGCGCTGCGGCTGATGCACGGCAAGGACGCGGTCTGGACCCCGCCCGTGCTGAGTTGCAGCGCCCGGGAGTCGAGCGGCCTGGATGTGGTCTGGGAACGCCTGGAGAAGCACCGCACCCTGCTGGACTCGACCGGACGTCTCGCCGCCAAGCGCCGTGAACAGCAGGTCGACTGGACCTGGAACATGGTCCGCGACGAACTCCTCAGCCGTCTGCACGCCGACCCGGCGGTACGGGCTCTCGCGCCTGCCCTCGAACAGCGGGTCAGAGACGGCGAGTTGACGCCTACGCTGGCCGCTGAGCGCATCCTTGGAGCGCTCGGGAGCCCTGGGACGGAAACAGCCTGA
- a CDS encoding (R)-mandelonitrile lyase → MEHITSTPTAKAPAERFTGDVYLNAIETPSEPARLAAALVRFTPGARTNWHAHAKGQTLYVTDGVGLVGTRDGNVVRAGAGQTVKCPAGEEHWHGATDTTLMAHIAMLVGDESGDGTTWLEPVTDEQYAKAMVTVAR, encoded by the coding sequence GTGGAACACATCACCTCCACCCCCACCGCCAAGGCTCCGGCCGAGCGCTTCACCGGCGACGTCTACCTCAACGCGATCGAGACGCCCTCCGAGCCCGCCCGCCTGGCCGCCGCCCTGGTGCGCTTCACCCCCGGCGCCCGCACCAACTGGCACGCCCACGCCAAGGGCCAGACCCTCTACGTCACCGACGGCGTCGGTCTGGTCGGCACCCGCGACGGCAACGTCGTGCGGGCCGGCGCCGGCCAGACGGTCAAGTGCCCGGCCGGTGAGGAGCACTGGCACGGCGCCACCGACACCACCCTCATGGCCCACATCGCCATGCTCGTCGGCGACGAGAGCGGCGACGGCACCACCTGGCTGGAACCCGTCACCGACGAGCAGTACGCCAAAGCCATGGTCACCGTCGCCCGCTGA
- a CDS encoding zinc-dependent alcohol dehydrogenase family protein — translation MRGAVLYAPGDVRFEERTDPGIENPTDAVIRTVATCVCGSDLWDYRGINPVEQPAPFGHEYVGIEEVGGDVKNVEVGQFVVGSFFASDNTCPNCRNGYQTNCLHREFVGAGGCQAERIRIPPLADGTLVATLEVPDETYVPSLLACSDVMGTGWYAARAAEVGPGDTVAVVGDGAVGLCAVIAARELGAERIIAMSRHEPRQRLAREFGATDIVAERGEEGVARIKEMTGGIGTDRVLECVGNEQSMQQALNSTRPGGNVGFVGVPHGVSLDGAQLFYSQVGVRGGPAPVRAYLPDLIDRVLTGRIDPGKVFDLKLPLSEVAEGYKAMDERRAIKTLLMP, via the coding sequence ATGCGTGGAGCCGTCCTTTACGCTCCCGGAGACGTCCGCTTCGAGGAGCGCACCGACCCCGGCATCGAGAACCCGACCGACGCCGTCATCCGCACCGTCGCCACCTGCGTCTGCGGCTCGGACCTGTGGGACTACCGCGGCATCAACCCGGTCGAGCAGCCCGCCCCGTTCGGCCACGAGTACGTCGGCATCGAGGAAGTCGGCGGCGACGTGAAGAACGTCGAGGTCGGCCAGTTCGTCGTCGGCTCGTTCTTCGCCTCCGACAACACCTGCCCGAACTGCAGGAACGGGTACCAGACCAACTGCCTGCACCGGGAGTTCGTCGGCGCAGGCGGCTGCCAGGCCGAGAGGATACGCATCCCCCCGCTGGCCGACGGAACCCTCGTCGCCACGCTCGAGGTGCCCGACGAGACGTACGTGCCGAGCCTGCTCGCCTGCTCCGACGTGATGGGCACCGGCTGGTACGCGGCCAGGGCCGCCGAGGTGGGGCCCGGTGACACCGTCGCCGTGGTCGGTGACGGCGCGGTCGGCCTGTGCGCCGTGATCGCCGCGAGGGAACTGGGCGCCGAGCGGATCATCGCCATGTCCCGGCACGAGCCCCGTCAGAGGCTGGCCCGTGAGTTCGGCGCGACCGACATCGTCGCCGAGCGCGGCGAGGAGGGCGTGGCCCGGATCAAGGAGATGACCGGCGGGATCGGCACCGACCGCGTACTGGAGTGCGTGGGCAACGAGCAGTCGATGCAGCAGGCCCTCAACTCCACCCGGCCCGGCGGTAACGTCGGCTTCGTCGGCGTGCCCCACGGCGTCTCCCTCGACGGCGCGCAGCTCTTCTACTCCCAGGTCGGCGTGCGCGGCGGCCCCGCCCCGGTGCGCGCGTACCTGCCCGACCTGATCGACCGCGTCCTCACCGGCCGGATCGACCCGGGCAAGGTCTTCGACCTGAAGCTGCCCCTGTCCGAAGTGGCCGAAGGCTACAAGGCCATGGACGAACGCCGCGCCATCAAAACCCTGCTCATGCCCTGA
- a CDS encoding cysteine hydrolase: MSDSSIYAEPADPALPGSGFTLDLARAALVITDPQIDFLSPKGATWSVFGDSITENGTVGHIGRLLASAKEAGITVAVSPHYFYPSDEQWQFNDPIEQFMHGVGMFSRTGPLTLDGFTDSGADFLPEYKEYILDGKTVIASPHKIVGPESNDLVLQLRKRGISQVILAGMAANLCTEGHLRELLEQGFEVVVVRDATAGPRLPEGDGYLAALINFRYLASAVWSTEQTIGQLRPA; the protein is encoded by the coding sequence ATGTCCGACAGCAGCATCTACGCCGAGCCTGCCGACCCCGCACTTCCTGGAAGCGGGTTCACACTTGACCTCGCGCGTGCGGCGCTGGTCATCACCGACCCACAGATCGACTTCCTGAGCCCGAAGGGCGCTACCTGGTCCGTCTTCGGCGACAGCATCACGGAGAACGGCACCGTCGGCCACATCGGCCGGCTTCTCGCCTCCGCGAAGGAGGCGGGCATCACGGTCGCCGTGTCGCCGCACTACTTCTATCCCAGCGACGAGCAGTGGCAGTTCAACGATCCGATCGAGCAGTTCATGCACGGCGTCGGCATGTTCAGCCGTACCGGTCCGCTCACCCTCGACGGCTTCACCGACTCCGGCGCGGACTTCCTGCCGGAGTACAAGGAGTACATCCTGGATGGGAAGACCGTCATCGCTTCCCCGCACAAGATCGTGGGGCCGGAGTCGAACGACCTCGTCCTCCAACTGCGCAAGCGCGGTATCTCGCAGGTGATCCTTGCCGGGATGGCGGCCAACCTGTGCACCGAGGGGCACCTCCGGGAGCTGCTCGAGCAGGGATTCGAGGTCGTCGTCGTCCGCGACGCCACCGCCGGCCCCCGGCTGCCCGAGGGCGACGGATATCTGGCCGCCCTCATCAACTTCCGCTACCTGGCCAGCGCCGTGTGGTCGACTGAGCAGACCATCGGTCAACTCCGCCCGGCCTGA
- a CDS encoding TetR/AcrR family transcriptional regulator, protein MPRPANPHVRERLLAAGLELIHTNGFNGCGIKEITDSAGVPKGSFYSYFASKEDFAVAVLEHYWASIDRGFGFHLRDASRPPVDRVTAFFLAMTDQNARRDFALGCLVGNMSLELADHSAEVREKLDHIMDRWTGLIAACLREAQADGDLPGDASPEELAFVIVEAWEGAVMQGRIGQRRDAYDRFATVALPRLLGVPAPSVK, encoded by the coding sequence ATGCCGCGACCAGCCAATCCGCACGTCCGTGAACGCCTCCTTGCCGCGGGGCTCGAGCTCATCCACACGAACGGCTTCAACGGGTGCGGCATCAAGGAGATCACCGACAGTGCCGGTGTTCCGAAGGGATCGTTCTACAGCTACTTCGCCAGCAAGGAAGACTTCGCGGTCGCGGTGCTCGAGCACTACTGGGCGTCCATCGACCGGGGCTTCGGCTTCCATCTGCGAGACGCGTCCCGGCCTCCGGTCGACCGTGTCACCGCGTTCTTCCTGGCCATGACGGACCAGAACGCGCGGCGCGACTTCGCGTTGGGCTGCCTCGTCGGCAACATGTCTCTCGAACTGGCCGACCACAGCGCGGAGGTCAGGGAGAAGCTGGACCACATCATGGACCGGTGGACCGGCTTGATCGCCGCGTGCCTCCGCGAGGCCCAGGCCGATGGTGACCTCCCCGGTGACGCGTCTCCGGAGGAACTAGCCTTCGTCATCGTCGAGGCGTGGGAGGGGGCCGTCATGCAAGGGCGCATCGGGCAGCGACGCGACGCGTACGACAGGTTCGCGACTGTGGCCTTGCCGCGTCTCCTCGGGGTGCCGGCTCCTTCGGTGAAGTAA
- a CDS encoding winged helix-turn-helix transcriptional regulator produces the protein MTVERSHDAGACKRVGAGITRVFQLLGKRWTGPIVAVLVEQPAHFADLRRAVPGISERMLSDRLAELGAAGLVVREVEEGPPLRVSYRLTESGAALEPALLELGKWAEEHLPEGRPSATGCDS, from the coding sequence ATGACGGTCGAGCGGAGCCATGACGCGGGTGCGTGCAAGCGGGTGGGTGCGGGCATCACCCGTGTCTTCCAGTTGCTCGGGAAGCGCTGGACCGGCCCGATCGTGGCCGTCCTGGTCGAGCAGCCCGCGCATTTCGCCGACCTGCGGCGGGCCGTCCCCGGCATCAGCGAGCGCATGCTCTCCGACCGGCTGGCCGAGCTCGGCGCCGCGGGACTCGTGGTGCGTGAGGTCGAAGAGGGGCCGCCGCTGCGCGTCTCGTACCGGCTGACGGAATCCGGGGCCGCGCTGGAGCCCGCCCTGCTGGAGCTCGGGAAGTGGGCCGAGGAACATCTGCCCGAAGGGCGGCCGAGTGCGACAGGCTGCGACAGCTGA
- a CDS encoding FMN-dependent NADH-azoreductase, with protein sequence MATLLHIDSSVFPAPASASRAVTSAFREAWQEQHPEGTVIYRDLSTSSVPHITADAHSAGFVEPAAHTPEQAAAFAERLRLIEELERADAVLIGAPMYNYAIPSTLKAWLDNVILFGRTAGESPSAQGTPVTIVASRGGSYAPGTPKESYEYVQNYLTAVLSDMLGLDLEFIVPELTMAPHNPAMAELVPLFESSRERALQDAATRAKSLAERFAA encoded by the coding sequence GTGGCCACACTGCTGCACATCGATTCGTCCGTGTTCCCCGCGCCCGCCTCCGCCTCCCGTGCGGTGACGAGCGCCTTCCGCGAGGCCTGGCAGGAGCAGCACCCGGAGGGCACGGTGATCTACCGCGACCTCTCCACCAGCTCCGTGCCGCACATCACGGCCGACGCCCACAGCGCCGGGTTCGTCGAACCCGCCGCTCACACCCCCGAGCAGGCCGCCGCCTTCGCCGAGCGTCTGCGGCTGATCGAGGAGTTGGAGCGCGCGGACGCGGTACTGATCGGCGCACCGATGTACAACTACGCGATCCCCTCGACCCTCAAGGCCTGGCTGGACAACGTCATCCTCTTCGGCCGCACCGCGGGCGAGAGCCCCTCCGCCCAGGGCACGCCGGTCACCATCGTGGCCAGTCGCGGCGGTTCCTACGCTCCGGGTACGCCGAAGGAGTCGTACGAGTACGTACAGAACTACCTGACGGCAGTCCTCTCCGACATGCTCGGGCTCGACCTGGAGTTCATCGTGCCGGAGCTCACGATGGCCCCGCACAACCCGGCCATGGCCGAACTGGTCCCGCTGTTCGAGTCGTCCCGCGAGCGCGCGCTGCAGGACGCGGCCACCAGGGCGAAGAGCCTCGCCGAACGCTTCGCCGCATGA
- a CDS encoding alpha/beta fold hydrolase codes for MAVTAASFAYNGFTAGRAAPPTGLRYVQAADVRTRYQTWGAAGSPVVLVHGAFESVDTWSRLAPSLARNHRVYALDLTGDGYSERRGPYTVDHFTRQLLGFLDAMHLGDPGERPLLVGHSSGAAVVAEAALRAPGRTGGVMLLDGDALDTGAGPPRAFKYVLIDPYRTSLLRLGLGIDAVIRGLYDAQCGPACPPLDAAGLDQWRRPLRVPGAEGALWSMLAEGVPGLPAGRVARLAGLDLPKAVVFGAQDDVFTRQTPYQTARRIGAPPPTLIPDARHLTMVSSPEVVAAAVDKLMDAHAISMPGDGNESPGDSG; via the coding sequence ATGGCCGTCACAGCGGCCTCGTTCGCCTACAACGGCTTCACCGCCGGGCGCGCCGCGCCTCCAACGGGACTCAGGTACGTGCAGGCCGCAGACGTCCGGACGCGCTACCAGACCTGGGGCGCGGCGGGCTCACCGGTCGTCCTGGTGCACGGTGCCTTCGAGTCCGTGGACACCTGGTCGCGCCTGGCCCCGTCGCTCGCCCGCAATCACCGGGTGTACGCGCTCGACCTGACCGGCGACGGATACAGCGAACGCCGCGGCCCGTACACCGTCGACCATTTCACCCGGCAGTTGCTGGGATTCCTCGACGCCATGCACCTCGGCGACCCCGGCGAGCGGCCGCTGCTGGTAGGGCACTCCAGCGGAGCCGCCGTGGTTGCCGAGGCCGCGCTGCGCGCTCCTGGCCGGACGGGGGGCGTGATGCTGCTCGACGGCGACGCCCTCGACACGGGCGCCGGTCCGCCGCGGGCCTTCAAGTACGTGCTGATCGACCCCTACCGCACCAGCCTGCTGCGCCTCGGGCTCGGCATCGACGCCGTGATCCGCGGCCTGTACGACGCGCAGTGCGGGCCTGCCTGCCCGCCGCTGGACGCCGCCGGTCTGGATCAATGGCGACGCCCGCTCCGGGTGCCGGGCGCGGAGGGCGCTCTGTGGAGCATGCTGGCCGAAGGTGTGCCGGGTCTGCCCGCCGGCCGGGTGGCGCGGCTCGCCGGGCTCGACCTGCCCAAGGCAGTGGTGTTCGGGGCACAGGATGACGTGTTCACCCGGCAGACGCCGTACCAGACGGCCCGACGCATCGGCGCACCCCCTCCGACGCTCATCCCGGACGCCCGGCACCTGACGATGGTCTCCAGCCCGGAGGTGGTCGCGGCGGCCGTGGACAAGCTCATGGACGCACATGCGATCTCGATGCCCGGCGACGGCAACGAGTCGCCGGGTGACAGCGGTTGA
- a CDS encoding DUF3761 domain-containing protein, whose product MTNPYTIPPYPAARPAPKWARKRYVLPAMGLAFFIGMGAGAGGQDSDTAKPVAAKVLPTATVTATATATETAAPSPAPTVTATATETVKVKVTVTARAAAGSGSSGGSSGGSSGSGGSGSSGGSSSAGNGATAMCNDGTYSYAAHHQGACSHHGGVAVFYR is encoded by the coding sequence ATGACCAATCCGTACACCATTCCGCCGTACCCTGCTGCCCGGCCCGCCCCCAAGTGGGCACGGAAGCGCTACGTACTGCCCGCGATGGGCCTCGCCTTCTTCATCGGGATGGGCGCGGGCGCCGGCGGGCAGGACAGTGACACGGCGAAGCCGGTCGCCGCGAAGGTGCTTCCGACGGCCACCGTCACCGCGACAGCCACCGCCACGGAGACCGCGGCCCCGTCGCCGGCACCGACGGTGACTGCGACGGCGACGGAGACCGTCAAGGTGAAGGTGACCGTCACCGCAAGAGCCGCGGCAGGTTCGGGAAGCAGCGGCGGTTCGTCCGGCGGCTCGTCGGGGAGCGGCGGCTCGGGCTCCTCGGGCGGGTCCAGCAGCGCCGGAAACGGCGCCACCGCTATGTGCAACGACGGCACCTACTCCTACGCCGCCCACCATCAGGGCGCCTGCTCACACCATGGAGGCGTGGCCGTCTTCTACCGGTAG